Genomic DNA from bacterium:
TTGAGGGTTTTTATGTCCATCGAAGAAATTTTAGCGCAAACTGACTATCGGGCCATGGCTTCGAGGCGCTTGATGCGCTCCTTCGTGCTCGGATGCGTCGAAAACAGCGAAACGAGGGAGCCGCCCATCGCAGGCTGGACGATGAACATGTGAGCGGTAGCCGGATCGGCATACGGGAACTCGGCTCGCTTGTTATAACCTTCGAGACGCGCGAGCGCATATGCGAGTCCACGCGGGTTGCCGGTGATTTTGGCCGCACCCGCGTCCGCCTCGAATTCCCGGCTGCGGGAAATGGCGAGCTGAATCAGCGTCGCGGCCAGAGGAGCGACAATCAGCATCGCGAGCATTCCGAGCAATCCGCCGCCGTTGTCCCGGCTTCCGCCGAACCAGAACGCCATGCGGGCAATAAATGTAATCGCCATCGCCATCGCAGCGGCGACCGCCATCGTCAGCGTGTCCCTGTGTTTGATGTGAGCCAACTCATGGGCTACGACGCCTTCGATTTCGTCCTGCGAAAGACCGTTAAGCAGTCCCGTGGTCACCGCAACGAGGCCGTGCGAAGGATCGCGGCCGGTCGCGAACGCGTTCGGGATGTCCAGGTCTACAATCGCGATACGCGGTTTTGGAATACCTGCAGCGCGCGAAAGCCTCTCGACCATTTCGTGCAGCGCGGGAGCTTCCTGCGGTGAAACTTCCCTTGCGCCGTACATTGAAGTCGCGATTTTGTCGCTATACCAGTAACTGCCAAACGTGAATATCAGCGCGATTCCGAGGCCGATTGCGAGGCCGGACTGGCCGCCGAAATACGTTCCCGCGGCCATAATGATCGCGCCCATCACGACGAACAAAACGAAAGTTTTCAGGTTGTTGAGCATCGAATTCACCTGCCGGGATTTGATACCCGAAAAACACCGCGCAGGCGCATTGTTGGCCACCTTGTTACGGTGGTCAACAGCACCATGTTCGGCATCCAGTGAGACGAGATTCAGTGGATTTCGTTCGACTTGCCGATCGTCAGCGCCCGATGCAGTCGGCGCCGCATTCGATTGAATATGTGACAATCGGCTCGCCGCTTGCCGCCGAAGGTTCCCTGACCGCATTCGTGATATGCGCCGCCGTGTTGTAAAGCTTGTATATCGTGTTTCGGTCGCGTTTTGAAGGAACGCCGTTCATCGCAATTGGATACATCACGTCGCCTGAATATGGCGAGTGCTGCCACAGACCGAGCGCGTGCCCCATTTCGTGAACCGCGGCGAGCGCGACTTCGCTTTGGCTCACCGTCCGCCCGTTCACGTGGGTCGGCAGCTCAATCAGAATCGGCAAAATCAGCCGGCCGCCCTGGGCTTGGAATGAGGTCCGCCCCGCCGCGTTGCCGCCGAGCGAGTCCACCCAAACGACCCTTACATCGCCGTTCGACGATTTTTCGGTTTGCGACACGTGATAGATGCCCCATTTGTCCCCGACATCGTTCCAGGCGGTCATCTGCCTTGCCGCCGCGGATTCCAGCCCCGGGCTCCATCCGGAGACTCCTTCGCCGGATGCAATGTAAAAATTCACGTTTGCGCCGACCGTGAATCTGACCACCTGGCCGTTCGTGGTGAAACCGTACGTGTCGAGTTGGTTAATGTCCAGCGGCTCAGGGGTCGGGCTTGTCGGACCACCGCCTCCCTTGCAGGAGCCGAGTGCAAGAAGAGCCAGCGTCAAAACAGCTAGATGGATTTTGGAAATGCGGTTCATGATTCTGCTTCCTAGAAACAACGTTATTTTACCTCGAACAAGGCCAAACTTGAGCCAAATCGTGTGCGGAATAACCAAGGCTTTGACACTCGGCCGCTCTGCAGGCGCGCGTTTTTTTTCGGATTTACACTCATTTTGTAACCTGCAAGGGTAATAAGTGAATCCGGAGGTTGTGGTGAAGAAGAATTTTGTTTTTGGGGTCATTGGGGTTTTCGCGTTTTCGGCCGCGGCATTTGCCGCGGAAGAATACCCATCGTTCGATTTCGGCGCGGAAACCAGAACCAGGTTTGCCTACAACGACAACTACGACTGGAACAACGCAAACCTGGACGAGCGGTTTCCCTGGCAGAGCAGGATCAGGCTGGATTTCAACTGGAAACCTAAAATCGGACAGCGCCTGGTGGTGCAGCCACAGTTCAGCTACTGGGATAGATGGCACGGCGATTTGCCTCTACAAGGCGACCAGTTCGTTCTATACCAAGCCTACTACGAAATCCGCGATCCGAAGAAATGGTCGTGGGAATGGAGAATCGGCAGGCAGGAGCTTGATGTGGAAGACGGCTCATTGGTGGGCGCGAGCTATTGGGACAATCTCGGCCAGACCTTCGACGGGATTCGATTCCGCCAGCGATCCAACGAATTCGAATTCGACGTGTTCGCAGCACGACAGGGCGAATGGCGGGGCACCGGTTCCGAAGAAAGATTCATCGCCGGCATTGCGGCCGCGACTCATCCGTATTCACCACACAAGCTATTCGGACATGTGCTTTACAAAGCGGACAGGCGCGATTTCGCGGTATCGCTAAACCCGCTTTCCCTAGCTAAAAGCTATGTTCCTGCCAAGGAGCTTGATCAATACACGATCGGCGGCGGTTATCACTACAAGCCCAAGAACGGCGTGGATGCAAAAATCGGCGGTGATTATCAATTCGGAGATTCGGCCGGCGCTGACATTGATGCGTACCGCTGTTTCGTCGAAGTATCCAACATGGCGCGCGAACCGGCGCCAATAAGGATTGGAGCGCGGTATGAATTCGCGTCGGGCGATCCCGACTCGACAGACAACGACGTTCAGGGATTTTCACCCCCGTTCGCCGATTACTACGGCAAGCATGGAAATTCCTTCATTCTCGGCCCGCCGAACCTCAACGACCTTGCGCTTTTTGCGGATTTCAAGCCTCGGACGGATTTGACTATTCAGCCGGCTGTACATTTCTTTTGGGCCGACACGGTCCGCGGGTCCGTACATGATGCACGAGGAGGCGCTTCAATCCCTGCAAACGACGAAAGGCAAGGCAGCCGCGATCTAGGGGTTGAATTCGATCTCGATTTCAAATACCGGGCGTCCGACAAGCTTGTAGTCAATTTCGGCTGGTATAGATTCGCTCCTGGAGCAATGATCAGGGATTACACCGGCTTCGGAAACCACGCCGACATGGTGTTCGTGCAGCTTACCTATAATTTTGTCTAAACCTTAAATTTGGACGGAGTTGACTCGGATGTCGATAATGCGAATTTCGAAACTAACGGTATTAACCGCCATTTTTGTTTGCGCGGCTTCAGCGGCGCACGCCCAGCCTGTCACAATTACGAGGATAAAGGGCGAAGTGCAGATCAGGCGCGCGAATTCAAAAGACTGGGTGGTGGCCGAGCCGGATTTCACACTGGAAAAAGGCGACAGAATCCGTACGCTGAAAAACGGCAAGGCCGAGCTTCTATTCCCGGTAGGCACGTTGCTGATGATTAAAGAAGAAAGCGAAGTGCAGATTTCGAAGGCCGGAGATGGAAAGGGCGGCGGGTCGGTTAAGACAATCCTCGGCGCTGTCTTATTGAATATCAAGCAAGGGCTGGACCCCGGCTCAACCTTCGAAATAGACGGATTGTCTGCCCTTGGAGTCGTCAGAGGCACGGTGTTGCGCGTCGAGGTGGATGTCGACACGACCAGCTATTGGCATGGCTTTGAATCCCCTGTTGAGGTTTCCAACGAGCAAGGACGTTGGACAATGGAGGCCGGTACAAATTGCCGCGTTGACCCCTTTGGGAAACCTATTCCCGGCGGATGCAGAACGATGACGCTTCCAGAGTGCATCAGGGAGTTCGCCATTGACGAAACAGACGAAGCCTTGGCTGCCGAAATCGAGCGAAAACTGTCGGGTGAGATACCTTCGGATTCTTAGCACATCCCAAAATGTCAACACGGCTTTGCCGTGCGCCCGCGGTTGAGGTAAACTATTTCCACGCGCCGCAATTAAGCGGGTTGAAATCGCGGCCCGTGCTCGCGCGCGCTTTGTTTGCATTGCGAACGGCCAAGTGGTAAAATAGTGCGTTTAGGGCATGTTCGCGTATTGTCGTCGGAGTGTGCGTTAATGGTAGACAAGTTCGAAGAAATGCTGGATCGTTCGTTGGCCGAGGCCCATACCGTGGGCAGCATCGTCTCGGGCAAAGTCGTCCAGATTAACGAAGAAGGCATCTTCATCGACATCGGATCGAAAAGCGAAGGCATTCTCCAGTACAACAAGATTATTCCGGATGAAATTCCGGAAATAAACATCGGCGACACGATCGAGGCGAAGATCGTTCTGAAAAAGGAAGGCGTCTATTACCTTTCAAAAAAGGCGCTGGACTTCGAGCGCGGATGGAACAAGATCAAGAAGGATTTTGAATCACAGGAAATCCTCAAGGTCAAAATCACTCGAAAAGTCCAAAACGGCTATATGGCGGAAGCCTATCGCGTCGCATCCGGCTTTCTTCACGAGAAGAACTTTCAGACACCCCCGTCAATCGGCGACGAAGTCGATGTGGTTATCTCGGAATACAATCCCAAAACCAAAAAGCTGCTGTTTTCGCGCAAGCCATTGATCATCGCGGAACGCAAACAGCGGATGGAGGAGGAATTCCAAAAGATACATGTGGGAATGGAGCTGGAGGGAAAAGTAGAAAAACTTACGGAATTCGGTGCGTTTGTAAGGTTGAACGATTACCTGACCGGATTGATGCACGTAAGCGAAATGAGCCACGAGCATATCAAATCGCCTTCTCATGTGTGCAAGCTTGGCGACAAGATAAAGGTCAAAATCATCAGCATAGATCGCGACTCCGGCCGAATCGGCTTATCCCACAAAATGACCACGACCGATCCGATCCTCGACATCATTGAAGGTGAAGATTACGAAGGTAAAGTGGAAAACCTGACGGATTTCGGCGCGTTCGTTCGTCTGCCCAACGGCGTTGTCGGCCTGGTGCACATCTCCGAGATCTCGTACAACAGGTTCAACAAGCCCGGCGACGTGCTGAAAGCGGGAAGCAAAGTTCGCGTCAAAGTACTTAACGTCAACATACGCGACAGGCGCGTTTCACTGTCTATCAAGGCGCTTGAACAGGATCCATGGCAAGTAATCCACGAAAAGTACGGCTTGGGCGAACGGGTTGACGTAGTAATCAAGGAGCTGACCTCGGCCGGAATTGTTGTGAAGTTGGACGACCATTTTGAGGGATTTGTACCCATCTCGGAAATAGCCTACGAACGAGTCGAGCATCCTTCGAAGCTTTACTCTGTCGGCGATACGGTTAAAGCCCAAGTGATTAACCTTGACCCGGCGAAACGCAAAGTAAAGCTTTCGATCAAACAAACCTTGGACAGGTTTGCGCCGGAAGGCGAGCAGCAAGATGTTCGATTGACCGACGCCGAAGCAAAGCCGACCGGAACCGCCATGAAGCTCGGCGAAATGCTCGCGAAGAGCGGCATCGTGGCAAAGGAAATCGAGTCCGCGGATAAGGCGAGGGAAGATGACAAAACCGAAGCAGCGGCGCAGGAAGCTTCTTCCGAGATAGAACTAAATCGTCAGTCCGCTATGGAAGTCGACTCCGCAGTTCAAGGAGAGGTAGAAGAAACGACCGCTCCGGACGAAATCCAGGAGCCGGCAGCATCTCAAAATGCCGAAAATCATGACAGGTCCGGAAACGACAGTTAGTTTGGCCGAAATGCTTAGGTTTTGGGTCAGGAGCTAAATATTGATTGTCGGACTGACAGGCGGAATAGCATGCGGTAAGTCGATCGTGGCTGACACACTCGAACGCATGGGAGTGCGAGTCGTTGACTGCGACGTTTTGGCCCGCGAGCTGGTTAGGTTTGGCACAGGGGCGCTCCAAAAGATAACAGAGGTTTTTGGCAGCAGAATTTTAAATCCCGATGGTTCGCTCGATCGCAAAAAGCTCGCGGACATTGTTTTTTCCAGCAGTGCCGAGCGAATCAAGCTTGAAAGCATTCTGCATCCGTTGATCAAAGAAAGGTTGCGCGTCGAAATAGACGAGTGCAAGTCCAGAGATGAGGATTTGGTGATTGTTGCGCCGCTGCTAATCGAAGCCAAGGTCACCGACTATGTGGATGTTATCTGGGTTGTGTCTTCGCCCATCAGGCTAATGATTGAAAGGCTGTGCAAACGAGACGGAATCTCCGAGCTGGATGCTCACAGACGGATAAACTCCCAGATGCCCGTGGAAGAAAAGATTAAATACGCCCATTACATCATTGACAACTCCGGCACGATAGAGGAACTGAAACGGCAGGTGACTAGTACATGGGAGAAAATGCACAAGGAATTCGCCGCCGCCCGCAGCCCGATAAATGTTGTCGGCAGGGGAAGGTCATGACAGGCGGCGCAGGCATAGAGCGACACTCCAAAAAGCTTTTCCTTCAACCATTTTTCATTGCGGCTGTTTTGTTCGCAGCATTGCTTTATCCTGCTTTCGCGCAGGATTCGGATGGACCGGATAACCAGGAAGAACTCACTGTCGAACAAAAGGCTATCCGCTGGGCAAGACCGGAGCTTTCATTATCGAATATTCGCGAGCTCATAGAGGAAATCGAGCTCAACGCAAGCAAATTCGGCGTGGATTCAAGCTTCGCCGTCGCCCTTATTGCGGCGGAAGCTAGCGTATTTCCCGAGCAGGCGTTTGGACGGCAATGGTCGAATTACATGCAGCTTCGAAAGATGCATTCGTACGACCGAGTGGATATCGAGCCGGTTTGGCTGGACTCGCCAAACGCGATAAGCACGATTAGATTCGCCATCGACCAAGTAAAGACGTCAGGCAAATACGCAGACAGAACGCTGAAAAGCGCGCTTGAAATCTACTGGATGGGACCTGACCGAAGTGCAAACACTTCGTCATTTGACCGTTTTTATTTGGTTTTCAAGGAAAAATATAAAGCAATAGCAGCTGATTCGCATTCCTCATCTGAAGGCATGCCCATAATTCCGGACGAGCTCTCACAATTTCAAAGCAAATTGCCGAGAATGAGCGAATTGGATTCAAAGCTAAAGGCCTGGCCGATGGAAGACGCCTACGTGAAGGCCATTCTGAAATTCAACAATAAGCTTTCGGACAAAACGGCGTTGCTAATCGCAAGGGCTGTGCTTTCTTTTTCACACGATGCAGGGGTTGATCCCAGGCTGGTGA
This window encodes:
- a CDS encoding dephospho-CoA kinase, which gives rise to MIVGLTGGIACGKSIVADTLERMGVRVVDCDVLARELVRFGTGALQKITEVFGSRILNPDGSLDRKKLADIVFSSSAERIKLESILHPLIKERLRVEIDECKSRDEDLVIVAPLLIEAKVTDYVDVIWVVSSPIRLMIERLCKRDGISELDAHRRINSQMPVEEKIKYAHYIIDNSGTIEELKRQVTSTWEKMHKEFAAARSPINVVGRGRS
- a CDS encoding FecR domain-containing protein, translating into MRISKLTVLTAIFVCAASAAHAQPVTITRIKGEVQIRRANSKDWVVAEPDFTLEKGDRIRTLKNGKAELLFPVGTLLMIKEESEVQISKAGDGKGGGSVKTILGAVLLNIKQGLDPGSTFEIDGLSALGVVRGTVLRVEVDVDTTSYWHGFESPVEVSNEQGRWTMEAGTNCRVDPFGKPIPGGCRTMTLPECIREFAIDETDEALAAEIERKLSGEIPSDS
- a CDS encoding alginate export family protein yields the protein MKKNFVFGVIGVFAFSAAAFAAEEYPSFDFGAETRTRFAYNDNYDWNNANLDERFPWQSRIRLDFNWKPKIGQRLVVQPQFSYWDRWHGDLPLQGDQFVLYQAYYEIRDPKKWSWEWRIGRQELDVEDGSLVGASYWDNLGQTFDGIRFRQRSNEFEFDVFAARQGEWRGTGSEERFIAGIAAATHPYSPHKLFGHVLYKADRRDFAVSLNPLSLAKSYVPAKELDQYTIGGGYHYKPKNGVDAKIGGDYQFGDSAGADIDAYRCFVEVSNMAREPAPIRIGARYEFASGDPDSTDNDVQGFSPPFADYYGKHGNSFILGPPNLNDLALFADFKPRTDLTIQPAVHFFWADTVRGSVHDARGGASIPANDERQGSRDLGVEFDLDFKYRASDKLVVNFGWYRFAPGAMIRDYTGFGNHADMVFVQLTYNFV
- a CDS encoding zinc metalloprotease HtpX, which encodes MLNNLKTFVLFVVMGAIIMAAGTYFGGQSGLAIGLGIALIFTFGSYWYSDKIATSMYGAREVSPQEAPALHEMVERLSRAAGIPKPRIAIVDLDIPNAFATGRDPSHGLVAVTTGLLNGLSQDEIEGVVAHELAHIKHRDTLTMAVAAAMAMAITFIARMAFWFGGSRDNGGGLLGMLAMLIVAPLAATLIQLAISRSREFEADAGAAKITGNPRGLAYALARLEGYNKRAEFPYADPATAHMFIVQPAMGGSLVSLFSTHPSTKERIKRLEAMAR
- a CDS encoding matrixin family metalloprotease, with the translated sequence MNRISKIHLAVLTLALLALGSCKGGGGPTSPTPEPLDINQLDTYGFTTNGQVVRFTVGANVNFYIASGEGVSGWSPGLESAAARQMTAWNDVGDKWGIYHVSQTEKSSNGDVRVVWVDSLGGNAAGRTSFQAQGGRLILPILIELPTHVNGRTVSQSEVALAAVHEMGHALGLWQHSPYSGDVMYPIAMNGVPSKRDRNTIYKLYNTAAHITNAVREPSAASGEPIVTYSIECGADCIGR
- a CDS encoding lytic transglycosylase domain-containing protein; the encoded protein is MTGGAGIERHSKKLFLQPFFIAAVLFAALLYPAFAQDSDGPDNQEELTVEQKAIRWARPELSLSNIRELIEEIELNASKFGVDSSFAVALIAAEASVFPEQAFGRQWSNYMQLRKMHSYDRVDIEPVWLDSPNAISTIRFAIDQVKTSGKYADRTLKSALEIYWMGPDRSANTSSFDRFYLVFKEKYKAIAADSHSSSEGMPIIPDELSQFQSKLPRMSELDSKLKAWPMEDAYVKAILKFNNKLSDKTALLIARAVLSFSHDAGVDPRLVMALIAVESNFKVGATSPKGAMGLGQLMPATAKSFGIRDPYEPVQNIWVCVRYLEREFYRYRNRSNSLDLVLAAYNAGPGAVAKYGGVPPYKETVRYVSKVKSLYKSLSG
- a CDS encoding S1 RNA-binding domain-containing protein: MVDKFEEMLDRSLAEAHTVGSIVSGKVVQINEEGIFIDIGSKSEGILQYNKIIPDEIPEINIGDTIEAKIVLKKEGVYYLSKKALDFERGWNKIKKDFESQEILKVKITRKVQNGYMAEAYRVASGFLHEKNFQTPPSIGDEVDVVISEYNPKTKKLLFSRKPLIIAERKQRMEEEFQKIHVGMELEGKVEKLTEFGAFVRLNDYLTGLMHVSEMSHEHIKSPSHVCKLGDKIKVKIISIDRDSGRIGLSHKMTTTDPILDIIEGEDYEGKVENLTDFGAFVRLPNGVVGLVHISEISYNRFNKPGDVLKAGSKVRVKVLNVNIRDRRVSLSIKALEQDPWQVIHEKYGLGERVDVVIKELTSAGIVVKLDDHFEGFVPISEIAYERVEHPSKLYSVGDTVKAQVINLDPAKRKVKLSIKQTLDRFAPEGEQQDVRLTDAEAKPTGTAMKLGEMLAKSGIVAKEIESADKAREDDKTEAAAQEASSEIELNRQSAMEVDSAVQGEVEETTAPDEIQEPAASQNAENHDRSGNDS